One window of the Eucalyptus grandis isolate ANBG69807.140 chromosome 8, ASM1654582v1, whole genome shotgun sequence genome contains the following:
- the LOC120286579 gene encoding eukaryotic translation initiation factor-like — MATEIEGAPATATAEAAPAAAAKQPHKLERKWTFWFDNQSKPKQGAAWGTSLRKVYTFDTVEEFWCLYDQIFKPSKLPANADFHLFKAGVEPKWEDPECANGGKWTVTSSRKATLDAMWLETMMGLIGEQFDEADDICGVVASVRQRGDKLALWTKTASNEALQTGIGRKWKEIMDVTDKITYSFHDDSRREKSVRGRYTA, encoded by the exons ATGGCGACCGAGATCGAAGGAGCTcccgcgacggcgacggcggaggcggcgccTGCGGCGGCCGCGAAGCAGCCGCACAAGCTGGAGAGGAAGTGGACCTTCTGGTTCGACAACCAATCGAAGCCCAAGCAAGGCGCCGCCTGGGGCACCTCTCTTCGCAAGGTCTACACTTTCGACACCGTCGAAGAGTTCTGGTG TTTGTATGATCAAATCTTTAAGCCAAGCAAGTTGCCTGCAAATGCtgattttcacttatttaaagCCGGTGTTGAACCCAAATGGGAAGATCCCGAGTGTGCTAATGGAGGGAAGTGGACTGTTACCAGCAGCAGAAAGGCTACCCTTGATGCGATGTGGCTTGAAACT ATGATGGGTTTGATCGGAGAGCAATTCGACGAGGCAGATGACATCTGCGGGGTGGTTGCTAGTGTGCGCCAAAGAGGGGACAAACTTGCTCTGTGGACAAAGACAGCTTCAAATGAGGCTTTACAG ACGGGTATTGGTAGGAAGTGGAAGGAAATCATGGATGTCACTGACAAGATCACTTACAGCTTCCAT GATGACTCTAGAAGGGAAAAATCGGTCAGGGGACGTTACACTGCCTGA
- the LOC120286889 gene encoding protein PROTON GRADIENT REGULATION 5, chloroplastic-like → MAATSISAANLKGGFGSSFHGSWGSSTMGEDHHALMAKSAVRVKVASKPVRCQPVMKNVNEGKGLFAPIVVVTRNVIGKKRFNQLRGKAIALHSQVITEFCKSIGADAKQRQGLIRLAKKNGEKLGFLA, encoded by the exons ATGGCCGCAACATCGATCTCCGCCGCAAACTTGAAAGGTGGGTTCGGGTCTTCTTTCCACGGGAGCTGGGGGAGCTCGACCATGGGCGAGGACCACCATGCTCTGATGGCAAAATCGGCGGTGAGAGTGAAGGTAGCGAGTAAGCCGGTAAGGTGTCAACCGGTGATGAAGAACGTCAATGAAGGTAAAGGGCTGTTCGCGCCGATCGTGGTGGTGACCAGGAATGTCATCGGGAAGAAGCGGTTCAACCAGCTCCGCGGCAAAGCCATTGCTCTTCACTCGCAG GTGATCACAGAATTCTGCAAGTCGATTGGAGCGGATGCAAAGCAAAGACAAGGGCTGATCCGATTAGCCAAGAAGAACGGAGAAAAGCTGGGGTTCCTTGCCTAG